The Ornithinimicrobium sufpigmenti genome includes the window GCCCCATCTCCTCCACCTTTCCCTCACGGTGCTGCCGGGCCCTGACCTGCGAGATCGGTCGGCATACCGGCAGAATGGCGCGTCAGCGGTGGTGCGAGGGGAGCAAAGTGGAGTAAAGTGGGGCAATCTGGAGAAGGCAGGCCCGTACACCGAGTCGAAGGGGGTGGTCCGAGTGCTCTTCCTCGGCACCTACACGCCCCGCCTCGACGACAAGGGACGGATGTTCCTGCCGGCCAAGTTCCGCCGCGCCCTCGAGGACGGCCTGGTGATCACCCGCGGGCAGGAACGCTGCCTCTACGTCTTCTCCCGTGAGGAGTTCGAGCGGATCACCACCCAGTGGCACAGCAGCCCGACCACCTCCCGTGCGGTGCGCGACTACCAGCGCGTCTTCCTCTCCGGCGCCTCCGACGAGGCACCGGACAAGCAGGGCCGACTCACCATCCCGCAGATCCTGCGCGAGTATGCCGGGCTGCAGACCGAGTGCACCGTCATCGGGGCCGGCAACCGCGTCGAGGTCTGGGACTCGGCCGCCTGGGACGCCTACCTGGAGCAGACCGAGCAGTCCTTCGCCGAGCAGTCGGAGGAGGTGGTCCCCGGGCTGATGTGAGCCGGAGGCGAGCCGGAGGCGATCCGTGCCCGACCCCGCCCCGACCCTGGCCTCTCCCCGTCCGTCCCGCACCCAGGCTCCACTTCCCCGGAGCCTGGTCGCGGAACCGCAGCTCCCGACCCGACTTCCCCCGGGCCGGGCGCCACGACGGACGGTGGGGGACCAGGGTCCGGGCGGCCAGGTCGAGGATCGCGAGGCATCACCAGCGTCACCAGGCATCACCAGGCATCACCGGGGACAGGACCCATGGCCGCAGGCACGCCCCCTACCGCGGACCGGCACGTGCCGGTCATGCTGGACCGCTGCGTCGAGCTGCTCGCCCCCGCGCTGTCCAGGCCGGGGGCGATCTTCGTGGACGGCACGCTCGGCATGGGCGGCCACACCGAGGCGGTGCTGCGCGCCTGCCCGGAGGCTCGGGCGATCGGGATCGACCGCGACCCCCAGGCTCTCGCGCTGGCCGGCGAGCGGCTGGCGCCCTTCGGTGAGCGCTTCACCCCCGTGCACGACGTCAGCGACGACGTGCCGGCGGTGCTCGCCGACCTGGGACTCCCCACAGCCGACGCGATCCTCTTCGACCTCGGGGTCTCCTCGCTGCAGCTGGACGAGACCGAGCGCGGCTTCGCCTACCGCGCCGACGCCCCCCTGGACATGCGGATGGACCAGTCGACCGGGATGACCGCGGCGGAGGTGCTCAACACCTACGAGGCGCGGGACCTGGAGAGGGTGCTGCGCGACTACGGGGAGGAGCGCTTCGCGCGCAAGATCGCCCGGGCTGTGGTCCGCCGCCGCGAGCAGGAGCCGTTCACCACCTCCGGACCCCTGGTGCAGCTCCTGCACGACGTCGTCCCCGCCGCGTCCCAGCGCAGCGGGGGACACCCTGCCAAGCGCACCTTCCAGGCGCTGCGCATCGAGGTCAACGCCGAGCTGTCCGTCTGGGAGGCGGGGGTCGGTGCTGCCCTGCGCGCCCTCGGCGTCGGTGGCCGGCTCGTCGTCCTGTCCTACCACTCGCTGGAGGACCGCATCACCAAACGGGCGCTGGCGGCCGGCGCCACCAGCTCCGCCCCGCCGGGACTGCCCGTCGAGCTGCCGGAGCAGCGGCCCTGGCTGCGCCTGCTCGTCCGCGGGGCCGAGCAGGCGACCCCCGCCGAGCAGGCCGCCAACCCGCGCTCGTCCTCGGTCCGCCTCCGCGCCGCCGAGCGCACCCGCAGCACACCCGACCAGATCTCCCGCACCACGCACAAGCCCGCCACCCGCACGACCCCCGACCAGGCCAGGCCCGGCCAGACCAGGCCCGACCAGACCACGCGCACCACCCCCGGCCCGCACGCCGCCCGAGAGGACCTCGCATGAGCCAGATGACGATCTCCGCCCGTCTGCCCCGCGCCGGACGCGCCACGATCGGCGCCCGTTCCGGCGCACGGTCCGTGGACGCCTCCCCGGCCCGCACCAACCTCGGCTTCCTGCTGCTGTGCGCCTTCATCGTGTCCGCGAGCTTCACCGCGGTCCTGGTGCTCAACACGGCCCGTGCGGAGGGGTCCTACGTGCTGTCCCGGCTCGAGATGCAGAAGACCGCCCTGCACGACCAGAAGGTCACCCTCGCCGAGGAGCTGGCCGACAAAGAGTCCCCCGAGAACCTGGCCCGGGCCGCGGAGAAGCTGAAGATGGTGCCCTCCACCTCGACCGCCACCCTGCGGCTGTCCGACGGCTCGATCACCGGCGTGGCGTCCAAGGTCCAGGACGGCCGCACGATTACCGTGGATCTGCCCTCGACGGGCATCCCGCTTCCGAAGGACGACTGACGCAGGAGTGAGCAGGCCAG containing:
- the mraZ gene encoding division/cell wall cluster transcriptional repressor MraZ, whose protein sequence is MLFLGTYTPRLDDKGRMFLPAKFRRALEDGLVITRGQERCLYVFSREEFERITTQWHSSPTTSRAVRDYQRVFLSGASDEAPDKQGRLTIPQILREYAGLQTECTVIGAGNRVEVWDSAAWDAYLEQTEQSFAEQSEEVVPGLM
- the rsmH gene encoding 16S rRNA (cytosine(1402)-N(4))-methyltransferase RsmH encodes the protein MAAGTPPTADRHVPVMLDRCVELLAPALSRPGAIFVDGTLGMGGHTEAVLRACPEARAIGIDRDPQALALAGERLAPFGERFTPVHDVSDDVPAVLADLGLPTADAILFDLGVSSLQLDETERGFAYRADAPLDMRMDQSTGMTAAEVLNTYEARDLERVLRDYGEERFARKIARAVVRRREQEPFTTSGPLVQLLHDVVPAASQRSGGHPAKRTFQALRIEVNAELSVWEAGVGAALRALGVGGRLVVLSYHSLEDRITKRALAAGATSSAPPGLPVELPEQRPWLRLLVRGAEQATPAEQAANPRSSSVRLRAAERTRSTPDQISRTTHKPATRTTPDQARPGQTRPDQTTRTTPGPHAAREDLA